The following coding sequences are from one candidate division WOR-3 bacterium window:
- a CDS encoding electron transfer flavoprotein subunit alpha/FixB family protein: MADILAVVEHRQGVLRDITYELLTFGRRLAKKTDAKLTGVLLGHNTDGLQNNIKKHVHRLVVVDHEVFKDFNGETYQQALSAIIKNENPFLTLVGNTAFGIDFCPSLATHLGVPFTTDCIDAEIVEGGIRVTRQVYDGKMDAHVRLSDSPSYMLTLRSGSCPAEDGGLSAEIEKIDTPLMAQPDYRKFVEYIEAAVGDVDITKADVVIGVGRGIKEQANMAIVEDLAKAIGGVVACSRPVVDANWLPKDRQVGSSGKTVKPKLYIAIGISGAFQHVAGMKNSDTIIAINKDPNAPIFNEADYGIVEDLFKVVPMLKSKIVEIKK, encoded by the coding sequence ATGGCTGATATTCTAGCAGTGGTTGAACATCGTCAGGGGGTACTCAGAGACATTACATACGAGCTGCTGACCTTTGGGAGAAGATTGGCAAAGAAAACAGATGCGAAATTGACCGGCGTGCTGTTGGGCCATAATACCGATGGCCTGCAAAATAACATAAAAAAGCATGTGCACCGCCTTGTCGTTGTAGACCATGAAGTTTTTAAAGATTTCAACGGTGAGACCTATCAGCAGGCACTTTCTGCTATCATCAAAAACGAGAATCCTTTTTTGACTCTCGTCGGCAATACCGCTTTCGGCATAGATTTCTGTCCGTCACTTGCGACGCATCTAGGTGTTCCGTTCACTACGGATTGCATAGACGCTGAGATCGTGGAAGGAGGAATCAGGGTAACACGGCAAGTGTACGACGGCAAGATGGATGCCCACGTTAGATTGAGCGATAGCCCTTCTTATATGCTTACGCTGCGAAGCGGATCTTGTCCAGCTGAAGACGGCGGGCTTTCTGCTGAGATAGAAAAAATTGATACACCGCTTATGGCTCAGCCCGATTACAGGAAATTCGTAGAATACATCGAAGCGGCAGTCGGCGACGTTGATATAACAAAAGCCGATGTGGTTATTGGCGTCGGTCGAGGTATCAAAGAGCAGGCCAATATGGCGATTGTGGAGGATCTGGCAAAAGCGATAGGCGGTGTGGTTGCGTGTTCGCGTCCCGTCGTCGACGCCAATTGGTTACCTAAGGACCGGCAAGTAGGTTCCTCCGGGAAGACTGTCAAGCCGAAACTTTACATAGCGATCGGCATCTCGGGGGCGTTTCAGCACGTCGCGGGAATGAAGAACTCGGATACGATAATCGCGATCAACAAAGACCCGAATGCGCCAATATTCAATGAAGCAGATTATGGGATCGTCGAAGATCTTTTCAAGGTCGTGCCCATGCTGAAGAGTAAGATAGTAGAGATAAAGAAATAA
- a CDS encoding electron transfer flavoprotein subunit beta/FixA family protein, with the protein MDLIVCVKRVAQTAEAEVKVDASGKDIVKDRLTFDMNEADTYALEAAILLKEKFGGTITAISLGVADAEDTLRIALAKGADSAIRIKAEDFGELDGFKTATLLKEVIKDIKFDAIFAGCMATDDSYYQVGPVLAEMLGVPHATLVNKVEVTEGKAQVNRELEGGLIEHLEISLPAVFAVQTGINEPRYASLIAIRRAAGKEIKVLGKSDISIAPKTNSTLEELFLPPVGKRAEILTGSADEIAARTAGIIKEKGLI; encoded by the coding sequence TTGGATCTGATCGTGTGCGTTAAGAGAGTTGCCCAGACTGCTGAGGCCGAAGTGAAAGTCGACGCATCGGGCAAGGATATTGTGAAGGATCGTTTGACGTTCGACATGAACGAAGCGGATACGTATGCCCTTGAAGCAGCGATCCTTCTTAAGGAAAAATTTGGTGGGACAATAACCGCGATTTCTTTGGGCGTAGCTGATGCTGAGGATACTCTACGTATTGCTCTGGCAAAGGGCGCTGACAGCGCAATCAGAATAAAGGCCGAGGATTTTGGGGAATTGGATGGCTTCAAGACCGCCACATTGTTGAAAGAGGTGATTAAAGATATCAAATTCGACGCTATATTCGCGGGCTGCATGGCAACCGACGATAGCTACTACCAGGTGGGTCCAGTACTTGCAGAGATGCTTGGTGTTCCACACGCGACTTTGGTAAACAAGGTGGAGGTCACTGAGGGCAAGGCTCAAGTGAACCGGGAACTTGAAGGCGGTTTGATCGAGCACCTCGAAATTTCTTTGCCGGCAGTCTTTGCTGTACAGACCGGGATCAACGAGCCGCGTTACGCGTCACTGATTGCGATACGAAGAGCAGCTGGAAAAGAGATAAAGGTGTTGGGCAAAAGCGATATCTCCATTGCGCCTAAAACTAACAGCACACTCGAAGAGCTCTTTTTGCCACCCGTTGGGAAGAGAGCCGAGATCCTAACTGGTAGTGCTGATGAAATTGCTGCGAGAACGGCAGGAATAATCAAAGAGAAGGGACTGATCTAA